A section of the Harmonia axyridis chromosome 2, icHarAxyr1.1, whole genome shotgun sequence genome encodes:
- the LOC123674061 gene encoding unconventional myosin-XVIIIa-like isoform X1 — protein sequence MSEEITTIKKDGYSNRIQTKNDSFLSILHDKNKMIEKLQRQLHFQKLQLKYYLGKTFKNSKMVELSKSCNPSVMEENIPVTLAINRFCLKVGIKSRIIILYERMCEIDGKISNLLRIQECLLRRVVEKICETLKREDGITLQIQVRNMLASPEYLGLFNNLLNASVGLRKNLDTFRICCDRLLIIEEERNSIVEQVYNLPIEQRTNCNYLIGIQIEKVQLQNRLKDILKDQSVLRKRIEQLNEIEGELKNLQIEYKVANRNCTEHMTDMLRRVNFEALGLIAKSNQQREKYTKEIVKLKCENQKILKMVEKLKVFVEEKEINQDSMKLDVVYSAGLYQALDREINQAIQDNEMNKDSRAEKIKNECRELSQKLQNARNENNLLEHELERVKAEYTEARRRWECELEEARREKDEYKAQVEDLQAIRAAYAQLADSHASMTEDMRERTSGVMKGRDAEDLRRVREIEYENMKLTKEVAELKEETNKQKSKIRRLSEQILNLNGNSQKILEIIQLETKDVGSGDVGNENDSYLPKTNSCNLCGIRSEFQKVVIHQESQRPKESQEDVRKEVQIVKLQENTTPKDSTYSSNEGQSNTLTFSLLESSSDQNETKNSTGSRDFTTPEKSIISIGGLEFEVPNKNIETTLEFHSIQREEREDGIRDILDKNDNVEEILKIGDNSMVSVKVRYVPPSKLPRRTSKRKIVEEQPSELELREDRSEDALQATLAPIKQVIQLKPLKNLNALAKTEESKPLKVTYRNLNEYRSTTDSDPATESQSSEIDNHGKMYVREVKMKLRAMTDRREEDEPFPVAQFGTEGRVKSLGHLGL from the exons ATGAGTGAAGAAATAACTACAATAAAAAAG GATGGATATTCGAACCGAATACAGACAAAAAATGATTCGTTTTTGAGTATATTGCATGATAAAAACAAAATGATAGAAAAATTGCAGAGGCAGTTGCATTTCCAAAAGTTGCAACTGAAATATTATCTTGGGAAAACtttcaagaattcaaaaatggTGGAATTATCTAAATCA TGTAACCCATCAGTAATGGAAGAAAATATACCAGTAACATTAGCCATAAATCGTTTCTGCCTCAAAGTTGGCATAAAGAGCAGAATCATCATTTTGTACGAGCGTATGTGCGAGATCGATGGAAAAATCAGCAATTTATTACGCATACAAGAATGTCTGCTGCGGAGAGTGGTGGAGAAGATCTGCGAAACGCTGAAGAGGGAAGACGGTATAACTTTGCAGATCCAGGTTCGGAACATGCTGGCTAGTCCTGAGTATTTGGGCCTATTCAACAACCTGCTAAACGCAAGTGTGGGTCTGAGGAAGAACCTGGACACATTTCGTATTTGCTGCGATAGGCTTCTTATCATAGAggaagagagaaattcaattg TTGAACAGGTTTATAATCTGCCAATCGAGCAACGGACCAATTGTAACTATTTGATCGGAATCCAAATCGAAAAAGTGCAACTCCAGAACAGGCTGAAGGATATCTTAAAGGATCAAAGCGTCCTACGGAAAAGGATCGAGCAGTTAAATGAAATCGAAGGTGAACTGAAGAACcttcaaattgaatataaggTTGCCAACAGAAATTGCACTG AACATATGACTGACATGTTGCGAAGGGTGAACTTCGAAGCTTTGGGTCTCATTGCAAAATCGAATCAGCAAAGGGAGAAATACACCAAGGAAATAGTGAAATTGAAGTGCGAGaaccagaaaatattgaaaatggtggaaaaattgaaagtattCGTTGAGGAGAAGGAAATAAATCAAGATTCTATGAAGCTCGATGTGGTTTACTCAGCTGGACTTTATCAAGCGCTGGATAGGGAAATAAATCAG GCCATTCAGGATAATGAAATGAACAAGGATTCGAGAGCCGAAAAAATAAAGAACGAATGCAGGGAGCTGTCGCAGAAATTGCAGAACGCCCGAAACGAGAACAATTTGCTGGAACATGAGCTCGAACGTGTCAAAGCGGAATACACTGAG GCGAGACGGCGGTGGGAGTGCGAGCTGGAGGAGGCCAGAAGGGAGAAGGACGAGTACAAGGCCCAAGTTGAAGACCTGCAAGCCATCCGAGCCGCCTACGCGCAGCTCGCAGACAGTCACGCCAGCATGACGGAAGACATGAGGGAGAGAACCAGCGGCGTTATGAAGGGCAGAGACGCGGAGGATCTGAGAAGAGTGCGCg AAATAGAATATGAGAACATGAAGTTGACGAAAGAAGTGGCTGAACTGAAGGAGGAGACGAATAAGCAAAAATCTAAAATCCGAAGATTATCCGAGCAAATCTTGAACCTCAACGGTAACAGCCAAAAG aTCCTGGAAATCATCCAGCTCGAAACCAAAGACGTTGGTTCCGGAGACGTGGGAAACGAAAACGATTCTTATCTACCAAAGACCAACTCCTGCAACTTATGTGGAATACGTTCGGAATTTCAGAAGGTCGTTATACATCAGGAAAGTCAGAGGCCCAAAGAATCCCAAGAAGATGTCAGAAAGGAGGTTCAAATCGTAAAACTACAGGAAAACACAACACCTAAAGATTCTACCTATAGCTCTAACGAAGGTCAAAGCAACACCCTCACTTTCAGTCTTTTGGAATCTTCGAGTGACCAGAACGAAACGAAGAATTCCACTGGAAGCAGAGATTTTACCACACCAGAAAAATCCATAATCAGCATTGGAGGCTTGGAATTCGAGGTGCCGAACAAGAACATCGAAACAACCCTGGAGTTCCATTCGATCCAAAGGGAAGAAAGGGAAGACGGAATCAGGGATATACTGGATAAGAATGACAATGTTGAAGAAATACTGAAGATAGGAGATAACTCCATGGTTTCCGTCAAAGTTAGGTATGTCCCACCTAGTAAGTTACCTAGAAGAACTTCTAAGAGGAAGATCGTCGAGGAGCAACCTTCCGAATTGGAGTTGCGAGAAGATCGTTCGGAAGACGCCCTTCAGGCTACGTTAGCTCCGATCAAACAGGTCATCCAGTTGAAACCTTTGAAGAACCTCAACGCCTTGGCCAAAACGGAAGAAAGCAAGCCTCTGAAAGTCACCTACAGGAATCTGAACGAATACAGGTCCACCACGGATTCAGATCCGGCCACGGAGTCGCAGTCGAGTGAGATCGATAACCACGGTAAGATGTATGTTAGAGAGGTGAAGATGAAACTGAGGGCTATGACAGATCGAAGGGAGGAAGATGAACCGTTTCCGGTTGCCCAGTTTGGAACGGAAGGTAGAGTCAAAAGTTTGGGTCATCTGGGATTGTAA
- the LOC123674061 gene encoding unconventional myosin-XVIIIa-like isoform X2 → MSNIRSHVKIDGYSNRIQTKNDSFLSILHDKNKMIEKLQRQLHFQKLQLKYYLGKTFKNSKMVELSKSCNPSVMEENIPVTLAINRFCLKVGIKSRIIILYERMCEIDGKISNLLRIQECLLRRVVEKICETLKREDGITLQIQVRNMLASPEYLGLFNNLLNASVGLRKNLDTFRICCDRLLIIEEERNSIVEQVYNLPIEQRTNCNYLIGIQIEKVQLQNRLKDILKDQSVLRKRIEQLNEIEGELKNLQIEYKVANRNCTEHMTDMLRRVNFEALGLIAKSNQQREKYTKEIVKLKCENQKILKMVEKLKVFVEEKEINQDSMKLDVVYSAGLYQALDREINQAIQDNEMNKDSRAEKIKNECRELSQKLQNARNENNLLEHELERVKAEYTEARRRWECELEEARREKDEYKAQVEDLQAIRAAYAQLADSHASMTEDMRERTSGVMKGRDAEDLRRVREIEYENMKLTKEVAELKEETNKQKSKIRRLSEQILNLNGNSQKILEIIQLETKDVGSGDVGNENDSYLPKTNSCNLCGIRSEFQKVVIHQESQRPKESQEDVRKEVQIVKLQENTTPKDSTYSSNEGQSNTLTFSLLESSSDQNETKNSTGSRDFTTPEKSIISIGGLEFEVPNKNIETTLEFHSIQREEREDGIRDILDKNDNVEEILKIGDNSMVSVKVRYVPPSKLPRRTSKRKIVEEQPSELELREDRSEDALQATLAPIKQVIQLKPLKNLNALAKTEESKPLKVTYRNLNEYRSTTDSDPATESQSSEIDNHGKMYVREVKMKLRAMTDRREEDEPFPVAQFGTEGRVKSLGHLGL, encoded by the exons ATGTCAAATATTCGATCTCATGTTAAAATT GATGGATATTCGAACCGAATACAGACAAAAAATGATTCGTTTTTGAGTATATTGCATGATAAAAACAAAATGATAGAAAAATTGCAGAGGCAGTTGCATTTCCAAAAGTTGCAACTGAAATATTATCTTGGGAAAACtttcaagaattcaaaaatggTGGAATTATCTAAATCA TGTAACCCATCAGTAATGGAAGAAAATATACCAGTAACATTAGCCATAAATCGTTTCTGCCTCAAAGTTGGCATAAAGAGCAGAATCATCATTTTGTACGAGCGTATGTGCGAGATCGATGGAAAAATCAGCAATTTATTACGCATACAAGAATGTCTGCTGCGGAGAGTGGTGGAGAAGATCTGCGAAACGCTGAAGAGGGAAGACGGTATAACTTTGCAGATCCAGGTTCGGAACATGCTGGCTAGTCCTGAGTATTTGGGCCTATTCAACAACCTGCTAAACGCAAGTGTGGGTCTGAGGAAGAACCTGGACACATTTCGTATTTGCTGCGATAGGCTTCTTATCATAGAggaagagagaaattcaattg TTGAACAGGTTTATAATCTGCCAATCGAGCAACGGACCAATTGTAACTATTTGATCGGAATCCAAATCGAAAAAGTGCAACTCCAGAACAGGCTGAAGGATATCTTAAAGGATCAAAGCGTCCTACGGAAAAGGATCGAGCAGTTAAATGAAATCGAAGGTGAACTGAAGAACcttcaaattgaatataaggTTGCCAACAGAAATTGCACTG AACATATGACTGACATGTTGCGAAGGGTGAACTTCGAAGCTTTGGGTCTCATTGCAAAATCGAATCAGCAAAGGGAGAAATACACCAAGGAAATAGTGAAATTGAAGTGCGAGaaccagaaaatattgaaaatggtggaaaaattgaaagtattCGTTGAGGAGAAGGAAATAAATCAAGATTCTATGAAGCTCGATGTGGTTTACTCAGCTGGACTTTATCAAGCGCTGGATAGGGAAATAAATCAG GCCATTCAGGATAATGAAATGAACAAGGATTCGAGAGCCGAAAAAATAAAGAACGAATGCAGGGAGCTGTCGCAGAAATTGCAGAACGCCCGAAACGAGAACAATTTGCTGGAACATGAGCTCGAACGTGTCAAAGCGGAATACACTGAG GCGAGACGGCGGTGGGAGTGCGAGCTGGAGGAGGCCAGAAGGGAGAAGGACGAGTACAAGGCCCAAGTTGAAGACCTGCAAGCCATCCGAGCCGCCTACGCGCAGCTCGCAGACAGTCACGCCAGCATGACGGAAGACATGAGGGAGAGAACCAGCGGCGTTATGAAGGGCAGAGACGCGGAGGATCTGAGAAGAGTGCGCg AAATAGAATATGAGAACATGAAGTTGACGAAAGAAGTGGCTGAACTGAAGGAGGAGACGAATAAGCAAAAATCTAAAATCCGAAGATTATCCGAGCAAATCTTGAACCTCAACGGTAACAGCCAAAAG aTCCTGGAAATCATCCAGCTCGAAACCAAAGACGTTGGTTCCGGAGACGTGGGAAACGAAAACGATTCTTATCTACCAAAGACCAACTCCTGCAACTTATGTGGAATACGTTCGGAATTTCAGAAGGTCGTTATACATCAGGAAAGTCAGAGGCCCAAAGAATCCCAAGAAGATGTCAGAAAGGAGGTTCAAATCGTAAAACTACAGGAAAACACAACACCTAAAGATTCTACCTATAGCTCTAACGAAGGTCAAAGCAACACCCTCACTTTCAGTCTTTTGGAATCTTCGAGTGACCAGAACGAAACGAAGAATTCCACTGGAAGCAGAGATTTTACCACACCAGAAAAATCCATAATCAGCATTGGAGGCTTGGAATTCGAGGTGCCGAACAAGAACATCGAAACAACCCTGGAGTTCCATTCGATCCAAAGGGAAGAAAGGGAAGACGGAATCAGGGATATACTGGATAAGAATGACAATGTTGAAGAAATACTGAAGATAGGAGATAACTCCATGGTTTCCGTCAAAGTTAGGTATGTCCCACCTAGTAAGTTACCTAGAAGAACTTCTAAGAGGAAGATCGTCGAGGAGCAACCTTCCGAATTGGAGTTGCGAGAAGATCGTTCGGAAGACGCCCTTCAGGCTACGTTAGCTCCGATCAAACAGGTCATCCAGTTGAAACCTTTGAAGAACCTCAACGCCTTGGCCAAAACGGAAGAAAGCAAGCCTCTGAAAGTCACCTACAGGAATCTGAACGAATACAGGTCCACCACGGATTCAGATCCGGCCACGGAGTCGCAGTCGAGTGAGATCGATAACCACGGTAAGATGTATGTTAGAGAGGTGAAGATGAAACTGAGGGCTATGACAGATCGAAGGGAGGAAGATGAACCGTTTCCGGTTGCCCAGTTTGGAACGGAAGGTAGAGTCAAAAGTTTGGGTCATCTGGGATTGTAA
- the LOC123674066 gene encoding 10 kDa heat shock protein, mitochondrial-like, translated as MSQTLAKLYPLANRVVIKRAESAARSQGGIVLPENVKSKLLRGTVVAVGPGHVNNEGERIPLSVQVGDNVILPDYGGTKLEIGEQKDLYVFREPDILAKITE; from the coding sequence ATGTCTCAGACACTAGCAAAACTTTACCCTCTAGCAAATAGGGTAGTTATAAAAAGGGCAGAAAGTGCAGCACGTTCACAAGGGGGCATAGTGTTGCCAGAAAATGTCAAGTCGAAATTGTTAAGGGGCACAGTGGTTGCTGTTGGGCCCGGACACGTCAATAACGAAGGAGAAAGGATCCCTCTTTCGGTTCAAGTAGGTGACAATGTCATCCTGCCTGATTACGGTGGAACAAAACTGGAGATTGGGGAACAAAAGGACCTGTATGTGTTCAGGGAGCCTGACATTCTCGCGAAGATAACTGAGTGA